The Minwuia thermotolerans nucleotide sequence TGGCGCTTGGCGTAGTCGATCCGGTTGCGTCCCCGGCGATAGGCGGCGTCGATCTCCGACCAGTAGCGGTAGTCCATGTCGAGCTGGTCGAGCCGCTCGACCGGGTTCTGCCTCGGCGGCAGGGCGTCGTCGTTCATCAGGCGCTCGACGGTCCGCTTCTCGGCGGGCGTCATTCCTTCGGTGTCGACGCCGGACGGGTCCTCGCGCCGTTGCGCGAGCTCGCGCGCCCGCTCGATCAGGAAGTTGCCGTAGGTCTGCTCGAAGCGGGCCTGGAGGCGGTCGCGCCGCACGCCCTTACCCATCTCCGAGAGCTTCGCGTAGCCCTCGCCGTCGGTGATGATGAGGCCTCGGCCCTTCATCTCCAGGGTGAGCCCTTTGTCGTTGAGCCGCTGGGTCAGATCCTTCCACGAGCTGGCCTGCCAGAAGTCCTCGCGCAGCAGGGCGCGCAGGCCGACGATGCGGCCCTTGCCGAAGCGCGTGCGGGCTTCGCGATCCTCGCGCCGCGCCTGCCAGTATTCGGCATCGGTCGGGGTCGGCTGGTTGTCGATCTCGTGCTCGCGGCCGTACTCGCGATTGCGCAGCACGTTGAGCCCCAGCTCCCTGGCGCGCGTCTGGACGATCTCGGCAAGGCGCGTGCCGTCCCGGTGCCGGCTATAGGCCTTGTGGCGGGTCGGGTGGATGCGGTTGACCAGGAAGTGCAGGTGCGGGTGGTCGGTGTCCTTGTGGGAATAGACCAGCGCCTGATGCTCGCCGAGCCCCATGTCGTGGAGCACCTTGCCCGCGACGTCACGCTTCACCTCTTCAGTGACCCGTCCAGCCTCGGCGTCCTTCGGATCGAAGGTGATGATGAAATGGTAGGCGGGCGTCTTGCAGCGGCGGCTCTTGGCGGCGGTCGCCTCCATCACCGCCGCCGCGGCGCGGGGGTCGGTGGTGTAGAGGTTGCACCCCTCGACGAACTCGACGCGGTCGGGGGAGAGGCCCCTGACCTGTCCGGCCAGATAGAGGCTGGAGGCCTTGAAGCTCTCCGGCTGGCGCTTGGGGACCTTAAACCGCATCGCTCCCGTCCGGGGGCGACCCGGTCTCCGGCGGCGGTTGCGACACCGCGTCGTGGATCGGCTTCAGGACTTTCTGCACGGCCACAAGCGCGTCGTGCACCTCCTGAAGGTCGAGCTCCTTGCCCATGTTGGCGCGCCGGGCGAGCGCGTTCACCCAATGGCCAGCGGCGTTGATCTTCTCCAGGTTCGCGTCGATCACCGGCGTCAGGTCGGTCCGCCCTGACACCGCCTCCACAAGTTGGCCCCCCACATACTTCGCCCAGTCCTCGTAGGTGGTCATGCCCGTCGCGTCGGCGAGCTGGCTGAGGTTCGTGGCGATCGAGGACAGCTCGTAGAGCAGCGCCGTCATGGCGCGCTCGCGCGGCGGCTTGGCCCTGGGCTTCTTGCCGGTCAGCATGGCGCGGGCGTATTCGGCCATGGTGACGCCGACCTCCTGGGCGGCGCGCTCAAGGTCGCGCTTCTCGACGGGGGTGAGCCGGACACGCAGATACTCGGTGCGGCGCTCTTCCGGCTTGAGCGGCGGGCGGGCCATCAGCGGCGCCCTCCGAGTGAGGAGGACAGGCCTCGCAGAGCAAGATTGACGGCGCTTGAGACCCCGTGAGGGGGTCGAATGTCGCGGAAATTGTTGTACCCCAAAAACTCTCGACGGCTCCCTGGGGAGCCTCGATTCAAGAGTTTTTGGGGTACAACATCCATCTTGCCTCCCTACTGAAGTTACACTTCTGCTCACCCCTTTATGGGGCCAACTTCCAGCGGGAGCAAGATTCACACTGACAGGGCAGTGACTTAATCTCTATCGGAACCAACGAAATACTAGCCGAGATGAACCCCGCCGACAAGTTTCAATCGCCCTCAACCACACACAACGGCCCCCAACGCGCCTTGTCCCCCCGGTCAGGCTACGACCTATCGGCCGCCGCCATAAGCCCCCGGATGAGAAACCAACGGAGGGAATGGCGCGTGTGGACATACGTAATCCTCGGGCTCGCCGGCGCGGCGAACGTGGCCGGTCTGGTGGCGGCGCAGACGCCGCCGTTCAAATGTCTGAGCATGTTCGGAATCGTCGCGGCGGCCGTGGCCGCGATGCTCGTGCATCACCGCCGCCGGCGGTAGGGCGACCGGCTGGTGGGGGATGGCAGGTTGCCTTCGGCGGACGGCACTCGACCGTCCGCGCCGACGGCGTAGGCCGTCGGCGGGTCGGTCAGCTCAGGCGGCACGCTGGCGAAGCTGCGGGTTGCTGTCCAGCATCGCGATGACGCAGCTCCATGGGGACAGGCCGGCGTCATAGGCGGCGGCGATGTCGTGCATGTGGTCCGGGCCGAGCTCTTCGCCGCTCTCGATCATTAGCGCGTCCTCCACCTCGATGACGAACTCGTCCCAGCTCTGCTCGGCGAATGTGTCGATGGCGTTCAGTCGGTTCATGGCTTTCCTCCTTCCGTTGGTTCCGTGCCGCGTCGCCGCGGCCTTCATGGGCGACGAAAAGCGGCCGGCCGAGGCGGCCCGAGCGCACCGTCAGGCCGCAGCGTGAGCGGAGGACGCGGAGGCGCGGCTTTGTTGTCTCGCGAGGAAGCCGGCGCAGCCGGCGGGGAAGAAAGCCGTGACGACGCGTTGCGCCGGGCGGCGCCGGACGCAGGTTCGCCCAGTGAAGAAGGCCGCTTGCGACGCCGGAACCCGGCGGATGAGGGAAGACATCGACGATCGTCGAGACCATCGCCGGGAGCGGAGCGGACGTGGGCGTCGGCGTCAGGTGAGGCGCTTGCGGTCGAGGCCAGAAGAGGGAAGGAACCACATGGAGGATCATCGCCGATGACCACAGCCCAAGACCCCGTGAGCGTCCGCGTCAAAGCGGGGCTGTACGAGTTCACCTTCGCCCTGTCGCCGAATGAGCTGGACGAGGCCGTGGCGCGCGCCAGGCGGTGCGGCCTGACCTTCGATGCCTTTGTCCGCCGGAAGATGTTCGGGCCGGATCCCGAGCGTCGTCTCGGTATCGCCGACGACTGGCCGCTCGATGCGCGGCTGGTCGGCTGGCGCATCCTGCTGCCCGAGGGCGTCAGGAGCCGTTTGCAGGCGAGTGCATAAGAAATCAACATCGCCGGCAAGCCGCAGGCGCCAAGTGTCCATCAAGAGGACGCCCGCCACGGCCTGCCGAACCCCACACGCGAAAGCCGCCTCCGGAGAGGCGGCTTCGTCGTGGGTGGCTGGATTTCCGCAAACTATGAAAAGACCCTCGCGCCACCCCACGCCCTTGCGACCAGCGTTGGCCAGTCGGTCCGAGCGATTTCGTAAGGGCGCAATGGTTCTCCTGGCGTGTGTCAGAATGATGTGAATACCATTGATGGTGTCCAAACCGATCCTGCGGATTGCGTAGCGCGGTGGAGCGCGGTGTGGATTGGCCGAAACGAAATCCGGCCCTTGTGCCAATCATGGTCCGCTATTTTCTTTTGGAGATGCAGCGGCAAACGGCGCTTGCGCGCGATGCGCTACCGTACTTGCTGGATGCCGTAACGGCGGGGCATGGCTATCGCGCCTTCGGGCTTCTGAACAGCATCCTGCATCACGGGGTACAGGCTTATCATCTCGCGTGGTCTCCAAATCCGGAACGCGACACCGAACGGCATCGCTGGGTCCGTATCGCGCTCGGTCTCGAACCGAAGCGCTTCAAAGACTTTGACCGAAGCTTTCGCAATGCCGTCTCCCATTTCGACGAGAGAATGGACCTTGCGATCTGCGAGGGCATACGTCGCGGCAGCGTCGGCGGGCGCGCCGACCCGGCACCCGGCCACGTCTATCCGTCCATCCCCCGTTTCGAGGATCAAACCTACGGAGTGGATCTCGGCGTTTTCATGCGGCAAGTCGCGACGGAAAACGACCCGAGCTCCATTGAAGTGCAGCTTTTTGGCGAGCGGTTTGACTTCCTGAAAATGATGGATCGTGTGGATGAATTGTACGAGCGCTCCGAGGAGGCTCTCGATTCAGGTCATTTATTGCGCACCTGGTGCCGAAGTGGTGGAGAAATAAATAAAGCGGAAACAATTGAATTCTATTGATACAATTACAATAACGGCATGTAGACATGAAACCAACATCTTGGAGAAGGAAATGTCTCATACCGTTTCCCAGAGTGACGCCGAATTTCCATCGGATTATTGGCGTCGGCATCACTACTATCAGCTGAACGCTGAAGAGCGGGCCAAGATCGACATCGCAGAAGCGGCGCGAGAGCTCTCCGCTGTGCGCCGGAAAGTCCTTCACAAGGCGATAGACGATGCACCTATCTCGATTCACCCTGATTGGGTGTCGTTCCTCTGGCAGGAAATTCAGGCCTATCGCGACCTGATGCCCCAGAACCATGAATGCGCTAGGGAGCTTGAGGTTGAGGTTGCCCGTCTCGTTCTGAAGGCAATTGCCGAAGGGCGGGTAACAGACCCCGCTGCTTTGGCGGCCATTGTCTCCGATGTCGATATCCCCGATCGAAATCCAAATCCGGAGCTTTTTTGATCGATAACCCGGCTGTTGCCGGGTTATCTTTTTTGCGCGCGGGTTAAACTGGCCGGGCCACTGCCGACTTGACGAAGCGCCGCCTGCCGAGCCCCACACGCGATAGCCGCCTCCGGAGAGGCGGCTTCGTCGTGAGCGGCAGCGCTACCACCAGGATGTGTAGAAGACCGTCGCGCCAGCCTCGATGAGTTCGCGCGCCTTGGCGACGAAGGCCAGGTCGCCCTCGGTTTCGGAGCCGTTCGAGGCGCCGAAGAAGAAGCCCTCGGTGTGCGGCAGTGCGCCCGCCTTGATGTCGGCCTCCAGCCGGTCGATGTCGGCCGCGGTGAGCTGCACGTTGACGCAGTTGAAGACGGGGCTCGTGCCGCCCTTCTCGCCGTAGAGGCGCTCCATCCAGCCGTGCAGGTTCGGATGCTTGCGCCAGTAGAAAATCTCCGTGGCACCCTCGGCGCTGAAGTCGACCTCGTCGGCGATCTGCTGGTCAGTCGCGAACGCATACATATCCAGTCCCATGTCTCGATCCTTTCGTTGTTGGTTGTCCGTCCCAAGGACGCGGATCGACAGGCCGGGCGGGATGAGCCGACGCCGTCATGCGCAACACGGTGTGGGCGCGGGCAGCGCATTGACGGCAAGGCGCCGTCCGGCAGAGACGCGGAATCCTTCCGAGGGACGGCAACCGCGAAAGGACGAGACGGGATCAGGATGGATGGCGCGATCGGAGCAGCGGGGCGCCGATCAGGCAGGTCGCACTGAATGCAGCATCCCATGGCGCAAGTACGGGGTGTCAGCCATGGCATTTCCAGGGGCCGACATAAGGCGGTAGTGACCGAAACATCTTGAGCCGTATGGCCTCACCGCTTTGCATCTAACCCTCGCTCTAGGAGCGACGTAAGCGGCGTCTCGGTCCGTGTTCCTGACAACCACATACAGGGAACCGCCGTCCGCAAGGGCGGCGGCCGGATAGCCATGACCTTGACCATTACCATCAACCGGCGCGCTTTTGTCTACACGGTCGTCTACGGCTTCATGGGGCTTCTCGCGAGCGCCATGGTGGGCGCGTTGAGCGCAGCCGTCTTCGGTGCCCAGGCCTTCTTCGCCGGAATGATCGTCGGCATATGTGTGCTGACGGTGCCGGGCTGGTTCTTCATCTTCGACAGGGGGATCCACTACCAGAAGAACCCGGGGGGACACGCCGGTAACATCCTCGACGCTGTGTGCATCTTGCCCAGCGCCATGGCGCTGGCGGCACTCGTCTTTTCCGGTATCGGCCCGATCTTCGATGCGGCCTACGGGGCCGGCAGTGCGGGCGGCCTCATCCTCAGGCTGTTGGTTGGCTTCTGCGCACTGGTCGCCGGCGCTGCTATCGGTATCTGGATCGCCAATGGAATCCGCGTGATGCTGCGTGCCATGAACGCCGCGATCGACCGGATGACCACGCCTTAAACCTTTAAGCGACTACCCCTCCCGTATACGCGGGAGGGGTTCTTTTTGTGAGGGTTGCTCAGGGGCGGCGTTACGGCAATGAGGCCGTGAACAACCGGCCCGAGATGCCTCGGTCCGATCATCCGGTTGCGACTGGCATGGGGCCGTTGTGCTGTTCCCTATGCGCGATGGTGTCAGTCGACCGGCACCTCGATGTCGACGTGCGGTGGCCGCGGCTGGGCGGCGATGAAATAGCCGAGCCGGTTCACGAAGTGGAACCCGCTCAGGACATAGAGGGTGTCGTCGTCGCCCTCGACCAGCGTCCAGACGCGGTCGGCAGGCGTGTCACGAACATGCGCCAACTCCGGGCCGAAGGTCTCGAACATCAGGCCGTCGAAGGGTGCGCTCTTGGTGAGCGCGTTGGTCACGGGCCGGTAGGCCTCAAGCCACTCGTCGTAGGCCATCGTTAAATGCGGAAATGTTGAATTCGTCATCGGTCAATCTCCTTGTCAGATATGCAGCGCCCCGCCGAAGCGGGGCAGGTTGAAATGGCGCCGATCATCGCTGCTCGGCCTCCGGCTGATACGCGCCGATATAGTATGTGGTCAGCTCGTGCTGCTCGCCGTCAGCGGGGCCGAGGTCAGGCTCTTCACCGTTGGTGAAGCGCGAAAGCGCGACCGCTCCCGGATCGTTGATGTCGTCGGTGAGGGCGACGACGTACCGGTAAACGGTGAGCTGCTCGACGGCGATCTCGGCGTACTCCGCGCTGCGCGTCGGATCGTTGGTTGTCATCGTATGCATAATCGAAATCTCCTTTGTTGAAATGGGCGGCCCCGCCGCCGGAGCGGCGGGGCCGGTTGCCGTCAGCGGGCCCAGATGAGGGTCGGCTTGCCGTTGCGGTCGACGAGGTTGGCGTAGACCGGGGCCGGGAAGCTCGGGTCGTCCAGCTTCACCGAGATGTAGCTGTTGCCGCCCTTGCTGGTGCGGTTCCAGGCGGCGCCGATCTCGGCCGTGCCCGCCATCACACGGAAGTCGGGGGCGTTCTCGCCGCCGTTCTCGACGGGGGTCAGCGCCACCTTGGCCTTGAAGGTCAGGGTCCGGATGTCACCGTTGTAGCCGCTGTCGGTCTTCGTGAAAGTGCCGATGGTTGCCATGTCGAAGTCTCCTTTCAGTTCGTTGGAGGCCGCGCCCGTCGCGACCTTTCCATGGCCAGCCAAAGGCGCCGGATAGAGCCGGCCCCTGCACCCGCCAGGGCGGAAGCGGAGCGGACGACGGCAAGCGGACTGTTTCTTGGCTGCGCGAGGAAGGCCGGCAGGCCGGGGAAGAAACCGACCGCGCGCCGTTGCGGGGACCGGCGCCGGCGCCAGGTCTGCCATGCGAAGGAAAGGGCGCAGGGCGCGTGTGGCTCACCGACTGAAAGGTGACGTGGCAACCCGTCGGGCGATCACACGACGGGCGGCTGCGACGCCATCCGGGGACAGGCACTGACCGGCAATGCCAGTTGGCCGGGCGAGACGGGGCCAAGAGATGCCGGCTTTCTTGTGATGGCGCGGATTGGCGACGAAAGTCGGCGCGGCCGGCTCGTCACAGGGAAAGGGCGGTTCCGCATATCGCCCGGAGAATGTGGCCGTGCGAACGGTCTATTCTCGGTTCGGCACAGCCGCGGCGTGGCAGCCGACTTCCATTGCGTCGAAGACGGCAACAGCCCCGTTCGGCAACGAAAACGGCTTTCCGCAAATCTGTTCGATTATTCTATGGGGAACGGTTGAATAGCGAGCTTATCGTTACAAGAACAGATTAAGCTTCTTTTCCTTTTCCTGAATACTTCTGGGAGCTGCGCGCAGCAATGCGGCGCGGTTTCGATACTACTATGTCCAATGTTCCTTCCGAGGAAGAGTTTCTCGCAGCGCTTGATACGGTGCGGGCGTACCTCGAAGCGGAGAACCCGGTCGAGGCGGAGTGCACCTTCGACTTCCGTGACGGGAACGGTCCCGTTCCGGCCCGACGGCACATCAACCCTGACGGCTCGGAAGGCGGCTGGGTCGCCGAGACGGCCGATGTCGCCGAGACGGCCCGTGTTGGTCCCGACGCGGTGGTCTTCGGCAACGCTCGGGTCCACGGCAACGCTCGGGTCCACGGCAACGCCCGTGTCTTTGGCCACGCCAAGGTCGATGACAACGCCCAGGTCGACCACGCGTGGATCTCCGGCCACGCGTGGGTCTTCGGCAACGCGTGGGCCTACGGCGCTGTGGAGGTCTCGGGCAACGCTCGGGTCCACGGCAACGCTCGGGTCCGCGGCATCGCCCGTGTCTTTGGCCACGCCCAGGTTGGTGACAACGCGTGGGTCTATGGCAACGCGTGGGCCTACGGTGCTGCGGTGGTCTCGGGCAACGCTCGGGTCCGCGGCAACGTTCGGGTCCTCAGCAACGCCCGTGTCTTTGACGATGCGCATGTCTCTGGCTACGCCCAGGTCGGCGACAACGCTTGGGTCTGCGGCGCTGCTCGCATCTCGGGCAACACCGAACTCCGCTCCGGTTTCCACTGCTAACGAAAAACCCTCTCGCTTTGGCGGGAGGGTTTTCTTTTGGCCGCTACCGCCGCCTCGGTCCGCGCAGCAACCGCAGCAGTGCGCGGGTTACGGTGTGACCCGGCGAAATGCGGAAAGGTTGTTGGCCCTGAAACGTTTTAGATTGATTGTATTCGGCAGGGTAATGGTTAATGTTTCCTTGGAATACCTTTTTAAGAATTCAACAATAAAAATCATAAAAACAAGTATATTTATTGATAAAAATATTAAAGAGCAATATATTACTAGAAATCTCCTTTTCTTTTTCTATCCACCCAAGGGCGCTGGCGCTACGCGCAGAAGTGCGCTCGGGGTGGCGCGGACGGCATCAAGTTCACGTTCAGCGACACCACGCTTCAATCCTGCGGTGGCGCAGCCCCTCCGCGGAGGGGCTGCCCACTCCCTGTTCCTTTGACTTTTAACCTCCGATTGCACATCGAGAGATATAAATGAGCGACAATTCCCCCAATCCCGAGCAGCCGGGAGGTGGCAATCAGAACGACGCGCCCGAGTCCACCACCACGCCGGTGAACAAGGATGACGCCAGCGTCGCCGCGCTGATCCACGTGGTCGGTCTGCTCAACTTCTTCAGCGGCTTCCTGGGCACCATCGTTCAGGCCATCATCTGGCTGGCCAAGGGCGTGAGCGGCAACCAAGTCGATCGTCACGGCCGCGCGGCGCTGAACTTCCAGGTTTCCTGGCTGATCTACAGCCTGGTGGCCTTCGGCCTCACTTCCATCACCGCGGGTCTGGCCATGCCGGTCCTGATGGTGGTGACTCTGGCCTTCGCGCTGGTTCAGCTCATCTGTGCCTTCAAGGGTGCGGCCACCGCCAAGCGCGGCGAGGATTACAAATATCCGCTCAGCATGAAGCTGTTCTGATACCCTGCGTATCGAAAAAGCCCCGCCATTCGGCGGGGCTTTTGCTATTGAATCTTCTACCGCCGCCTCGGTCCGCGCAGCAACCGCAGCAACGTTACGAGAATGGCGTAGCCCACCGGCACAGCGATGGGGAAGCCCAGCAGCACCCAGAGAGTGTCGTCGGGGTCGCCGGTCATGTTGGTGACGATGGCCATGAGGGCGATGACGATGATCGCGCCGAGAATGGTGCCCATGGTCGTGTCCTCCGTGTTCGGATGAAAGGAAAGGCGGCGCAGCCGCAGCCGCGCCGCCGAAGGGTTAGGCCGCGTCCGCGACGGCCTCGGTGGTCTCGACAGGCTCCGCCTCGGACTCGGCAGCATCGTCTGCGGCCTCCCCCTGCTCGGCAGTCACGGCGGGGAAGTGCATCGCCCCCGGCAGCCAGTCGCGCCCCTTGCGGTCATGCGCGGGCGCGTCGTCGGCGGCGTCCTTGGTACGCTCGAAATGCCGCGCCAAGGCCTCGACCATGGCCTTCTTGGTGTAGTCCTTGAGACGGCCCATGCGCTTCACCGCGCCGCTTTCCTTGGCGATGGCCTCCAACTGGTCCTTGCGGCGGCGGGACAGGAACGCCGCGTCAGGCCGCCAGTGGTTGCGCATATCCACCTCAAGGTCGGCGGCGATGCGGTTGAACAGGCTCTCGCCGTCGTCCAGCGCGTCCATATCGCCCTGCCCGAAGGTCAGCGCCGTCAGCAGCAGGTGAAGCTGTTCGAGCTCTGCGTCGGTCAAGCCCTGCACGGCCTCATAGAGGGCGAGTGGCTCCTTGCGACTACGCAAAAGCTGCTCCCACGCCCCACGCGTCGGCGCGGCATAGGGGGAACTGTCGGCCTCGATGCCGAGCGCCTGCGCCGTTTCCCCGGCCTCTCGTTCGATGGCGGTATAGCTGGTGGGTTGCACCTCAGCTTCCGCGAAGTAGGCCAGCGCCGGATGCGGGTCGAGATGGATGCGCCCCGTCCAGTCATAGCCCTGCATCATGCCGATGACAGCCACTTCCTTCGCCTTGCGGGGATTGGCGAGAAGCGCCTCCATCACGGCAAGGCTCTTGTGGGCACTCACCATGCGGATGACGGGGCCGGAATATTCCGGCTTGGGCTTTGGTGTGCCGGGGGCTTCGCTGGTATCCTCGGACACGCTCTGGCGGACTTCACGCTTGACCAGCCCCTCGCGCACCTGCACCCGCCCCGATGGGGCGAACTGGATGACCACGCCGCCCGGCTCGCCGTCCTCGGCTTCGCGGTACTGCCACCACGGCACGTAAGCCTCGTGCACCACCTCCACGAAAGCTGCCGTCCGGCGGTGGGTGTCGGCCAACTGCTCGACGGCCTCGGATTGCAGCCGATAGAACTGCTCCATGTCGTCGAAGAAGGTGTTGGCCTCATCCGCGAACAGGTCGGCGGTGTAGGTGCCCTCGTACTTCTCCAGCGGGAAGATGGCGAGCGCCACGGACGGCTTCTCGCCGGTCAGGATGCTGCGGATGTCGTCGGCATCGTAATGCCAGCCCTGCTGAAGCCGCTCGATGACGGCGCGCTGCTGGTCGTGAGTGCCGAGCGTCAGCGCCTCGGCCACGGACAGGGGCACCTCGCCTTCCCGCACCAAAACTTTCACCTCGTCACAGAGGGAAGCCAGCGCGACGCGGCGCTTGACGGTCAGTGCCGACACGCCCGCCTTCGCGGCCACGTCCTCAAGGCTCGCCCCGTCCGCCAGCAGGCTGGCGAACGCCTCGGCCTCGTCCATGGGCGGCAACTGCTCACGCTGGATATTCTCGATGGTGGCCAGCCGCAGGGTGTCGGCGGAGGACAGCCGCTTGCGGATGTCCACGGGCACGGGATGGTCGGCGGGGATGTCGCCGCGCTCGGCCAGAAGCCGCAGCGCCCGATAGCGCCGTTCGCCGGAGACGATGTCGTAGCCTTTGCCCTTGCGCGGGCGC carries:
- a CDS encoding relaxase/mobilization nuclease domain-containing protein — its product is MRFKVPKRQPESFKASSLYLAGQVRGLSPDRVEFVEGCNLYTTDPRAAAAVMEATAAKSRRCKTPAYHFIITFDPKDAEAGRVTEEVKRDVAGKVLHDMGLGEHQALVYSHKDTDHPHLHFLVNRIHPTRHKAYSRHRDGTRLAEIVQTRARELGLNVLRNREYGREHEIDNQPTPTDAEYWQARREDREARTRFGKGRIVGLRALLREDFWQASSWKDLTQRLNDKGLTLEMKGRGLIITDGEGYAKLSEMGKGVRRDRLQARFEQTYGNFLIERARELAQRREDPSGVDTEGMTPAEKRTVERLMNDDALPPRQNPVERLDQLDMDYRYWSEIDAAYRRGRNRIDYAKRQETYLQEREKTNTEWFRKRTVSLLRILDGVYRDPYAAKSAWDILERTHGEAEAERMVKENPLVLGEARGTRIGEWRDAERQEAKRLSRYLGARRRKWREAKNDLERTRVQLERARERKSRAIHDYRMLQGVAGTPDELRKIMIRKIAARSRALERVTEQAIRRSRFADERKEQLHRAYLRAKERSLERQRKRERQKALGLEIDID
- a CDS encoding DUF4870 domain-containing protein — protein: MSDNSPNPEQPGGGNQNDAPESTTTPVNKDDASVAALIHVVGLLNFFSGFLGTIVQAIIWLAKGVSGNQVDRHGRAALNFQVSWLIYSLVAFGLTSITAGLAMPVLMVVTLAFALVQLICAFKGAATAKRGEDYKYPLSMKLF
- a CDS encoding ParB/RepB/Spo0J family partition protein is translated as MTIETITLDQLNPPKANPRTSMDVAALEGLAASIKTDGLLQNLVVRPRKGKGYDIVSGERRYRALRLLAERGDIPADHPVPVDIRKRLSSADTLRLATIENIQREQLPPMDEAEAFASLLADGASLEDVAAKAGVSALTVKRRVALASLCDEVKVLVREGEVPLSVAEALTLGTHDQQRAVIERLQQGWHYDADDIRSILTGEKPSVALAIFPLEKYEGTYTADLFADEANTFFDDMEQFYRLQSEAVEQLADTHRRTAAFVEVVHEAYVPWWQYREAEDGEPGGVVIQFAPSGRVQVREGLVKREVRQSVSEDTSEAPGTPKPKPEYSGPVIRMVSAHKSLAVMEALLANPRKAKEVAVIGMMQGYDWTGRIHLDPHPALAYFAEAEVQPTSYTAIEREAGETAQALGIEADSSPYAAPTRGAWEQLLRSRKEPLALYEAVQGLTDAELEQLHLLLTALTFGQGDMDALDDGESLFNRIAADLEVDMRNHWRPDAAFLSRRRKDQLEAIAKESGAVKRMGRLKDYTKKAMVEALARHFERTKDAADDAPAHDRKGRDWLPGAMHFPAVTAEQGEAADDAAESEAEPVETTEAVADAA
- a CDS encoding DUF736 domain-containing protein, translated to MATIGTFTKTDSGYNGDIRTLTFKAKVALTPVENGGENAPDFRVMAGTAEIGAAWNRTSKGGNSYISVKLDDPSFPAPVYANLVDRNGKPTLIWAR
- a CDS encoding plasmid mobilization protein; its protein translation is MARPPLKPEERRTEYLRVRLTPVEKRDLERAAQEVGVTMAEYARAMLTGKKPRAKPPRERAMTALLYELSSIATNLSQLADATGMTTYEDWAKYVGGQLVEAVSGRTDLTPVIDANLEKINAAGHWVNALARRANMGKELDLQEVHDALVAVQKVLKPIHDAVSQPPPETGSPPDGSDAV
- a CDS encoding phosphoglycerate kinase, which produces MGLDMYAFATDQQIADEVDFSAEGATEIFYWRKHPNLHGWMERLYGEKGGTSPVFNCVNVQLTAADIDRLEADIKAGALPHTEGFFFGASNGSETEGDLAFVAKARELIEAGATVFYTSWW